Proteins encoded in a region of the Pocillopora verrucosa isolate sample1 chromosome 11, ASM3666991v2, whole genome shotgun sequence genome:
- the LOC136284112 gene encoding sorting nexin-6-like, translating into MWIWVTEECSEKWKKGENRFLQLVVGHPAFSKDKDLQKVLKEENDLDEEFQKKRDFVEEYTSLTKETYGDLVEEFLKKKDFVEEYTPLTKETYGNFTKMVNSQQGVALAVNDLSSGIMTASTGDDNSTKELKGTLFQIHAAKKEMCFCRMCKLVEFENATKALEKAKPKNQEMLQKAKDDAEEA; encoded by the exons ATGTGGATTTGGGTTACAGAGGAATGTTCAGAGAAgtggaagaaaggagaaaacag ATTTTTACAACTTGTTGTCGGCCACCCAGCCTTTTCAAAAGATAAAGATTTGCAGAAggttttgaaagaggaaaat GATCTTGATGaagaatttcagaagaaaagagattttgtggaaGAGTACACATCACTTACCAAGGAGACATATGGG GATCTTGTTGAAgaatttctgaagaaaaaagattttgtgGAAGAGTACACACCACTTACCAAGGAGACATATGGG AACTTCACCAAAATGGTAAACAGTCAGCAAG GTGTTGCATTAGCAGTGAATGATTTAAGTTCTGGCATCATGACAGCATCAACTGGTGATGATAATAGTACCAAGGAATTGAAagg AACTTTATTCCAGATTCATGCTGCTAAG AAGGAGATGTGTTTCTGTCGTATGTGTAAACTAGTTGAGTTTGAGAATGCCACAAAAGCACTGGAAAAAGCCAAACCCAAGAACCAAGAAATG cttcaaaaagCGAAAGACGATGCAGAGGAAgcataa